The following coding sequences are from one Arthrobacter sp. PvP023 window:
- the greA gene encoding transcription elongation factor GreA: MSTTNSATAAWLTQEAFDRLKAELDHLSGAGRAEIVQKIEAARQEGDLKENGGYHAAKEEQGKIEARIRQLTVLLRDAHVGESPADDGIVEPGMIVVARIAGDEETFLLGSREIAGDSDLDVFSEKSPLGSAIVGHKEGDKLSYTAPNGKDITVEILSAKPYAG, translated from the coding sequence GTGTCTACCACCAACAGCGCAACTGCGGCTTGGCTTACCCAGGAAGCTTTTGACCGCCTGAAGGCAGAGCTGGACCACCTCTCCGGCGCCGGCCGGGCGGAAATCGTCCAGAAAATCGAAGCTGCCCGCCAGGAAGGCGACCTCAAGGAAAACGGCGGTTACCACGCCGCCAAGGAGGAGCAGGGCAAGATCGAGGCCCGCATCCGCCAGCTCACCGTGTTGCTTCGCGACGCCCACGTGGGCGAGTCCCCGGCCGACGACGGAATTGTGGAGCCCGGGATGATCGTTGTCGCCAGGATCGCCGGCGACGAGGAGACCTTCCTGCTCGGATCCCGCGAGATCGCCGGGGATTCGGACCTTGACGTCTTCAGCGAAAAGTCCCCGCTTGGCTCTGCGATTGTGGGCCACAAGGAGGGCGACAAGCTCAGCTACACCGCCCCGAACGGCAAGGACATCACGGTGGAGATCCTTTCCGCCAAGCCGTACGCAGGCTAG
- a CDS encoding acetyl-CoA C-acetyltransferase has translation MSEAVIVSTARSPIGRAFKGSLKDERPDDLAAAMVTAALDKIPFFDPRGGDGTGLDDLYLGCAEPSGEAGSNMARVVTILAGLDNVPGATINRFCASSLQTIRMAFHAIKAGEGDAFVAAGVESVSRYPNWTGAGETDAGNHNPLFDAARRRTEARSASNTPWTDPRLGGRMPDIYIAMGQTAENVATTYGISRAEQDEWAVLSQNRAEAARASGFFSRDITPYTRRDGTVVDRDDSPRSGVTLEGVAGLQPVFRSEGTVTAGNACPLNDGAAAVVVMSDGRARELGLEPLARIVSTGVSALSPELMGMGPVEATRQALARAGLGIGDIDLVELNEAFAVQVVASARELGIDHSRLNVHGGAIALGHPFGMTGARMTTTLLNGLQERDASLGLATLCVGGGQGMAVVYERLS, from the coding sequence ATGTCAGAAGCAGTCATTGTTTCCACTGCCAGAAGCCCGATCGGACGCGCCTTCAAGGGATCTTTGAAGGATGAGCGGCCGGATGACCTTGCCGCCGCTATGGTCACCGCGGCCCTGGACAAGATTCCGTTCTTCGACCCCCGCGGAGGGGACGGCACGGGCCTGGACGACCTTTACCTGGGCTGCGCCGAACCGAGCGGTGAAGCGGGTTCCAACATGGCGCGGGTGGTCACCATCCTGGCCGGGCTGGACAATGTTCCCGGCGCCACCATCAACAGGTTCTGCGCCTCCAGCCTGCAGACCATCCGCATGGCGTTCCACGCCATCAAGGCGGGCGAAGGTGACGCCTTCGTGGCTGCCGGCGTGGAGTCTGTGTCCCGTTATCCGAACTGGACCGGGGCAGGAGAAACCGACGCCGGCAACCACAACCCGCTCTTCGACGCTGCCCGCCGCCGGACGGAGGCCCGGTCCGCGTCCAACACGCCATGGACCGATCCCCGGCTGGGCGGGCGGATGCCGGACATCTACATCGCGATGGGACAGACCGCGGAAAACGTGGCCACCACCTACGGTATTTCCCGGGCCGAGCAGGATGAATGGGCTGTCCTGAGCCAGAACCGTGCTGAAGCGGCCCGGGCCTCGGGATTCTTCTCGCGCGACATCACACCGTACACACGCCGCGACGGCACCGTAGTGGACCGGGACGACTCCCCGCGCAGCGGCGTCACCCTCGAAGGCGTGGCCGGACTCCAGCCCGTGTTCCGGAGTGAAGGGACAGTCACCGCCGGCAACGCGTGCCCGCTGAACGACGGCGCTGCCGCCGTTGTGGTGATGAGTGATGGCCGTGCCCGGGAGCTCGGCCTGGAGCCACTCGCACGGATCGTGTCCACGGGCGTCAGCGCACTCTCCCCCGAACTCATGGGCATGGGCCCGGTCGAGGCAACCCGGCAGGCGCTGGCGCGGGCCGGGCTGGGCATCGGGGACATCGACCTCGTGGAGCTGAACGAGGCGTTCGCCGTCCAGGTCGTAGCCAGTGCCCGCGAACTGGGCATCGACCACTCACGGCTCAACGTCCACGGCGGGGCGATCGCCCTCGGGCATCCGTTCGGCATGACCGGCGCGCGCATGACCACCACCCTGCTCAACGGGCTTCAGGAGCGTGACGCCTCGCTCGGGCTGGCAACCTTGTGTGTCGGCGGTGGCCAGGGCATGGCGGTGGTTTACGAGCGGCTGAGCTAG
- a CDS encoding AI-2E family transporter, whose protein sequence is MTPAEDSAPNQRPDANIGAALPVAQDGPAPAGPTPSTALRVVTDRELDQDIPYGVRIAASWAWRLGLILLVVAALIWMLSKISFLIIPVMVAALLAGLLSPITRWLKARRVPNGGAVAITVLGFLGLIGGSLALVGRQLVSGFSELWSEALAGIQQIQGWLADGPLHLTAAQIDQYLKEASDALQNNSSSILSGALSFGSTAGHFAAGLVLALFVLIFFLLEGGRIWGFLVRLLPRKARAATFGAGRKGWASMVSYARIQMFVAFVDAVGIGVGAAIIGVPLALPLGVLVFIGSFIPIVGALVTGAVAVLLALVANGWVNALIMLGIVLLVQQLESHILQPLVMGKAVALHPVAVILSVAAGSYLAGIPGALFSVPILAVANSAIRYIAARTWEHEGVLVADGPGVTGDSGSSQDNTFKDVYLPGANPGRGKGAAQPTGNPAGHAGPDAPAEFPKGD, encoded by the coding sequence ATGACGCCAGCTGAGGACTCCGCACCAAACCAGAGACCGGATGCCAACATTGGCGCGGCCCTGCCCGTAGCCCAGGACGGCCCGGCACCTGCAGGCCCCACGCCTTCGACCGCGCTGCGGGTGGTGACCGACCGCGAACTGGACCAGGACATTCCCTACGGCGTGCGGATCGCTGCGTCGTGGGCCTGGCGGCTCGGGCTCATTCTGCTGGTCGTTGCCGCCCTGATCTGGATGCTGAGCAAGATCAGCTTCCTGATTATCCCCGTGATGGTGGCAGCATTGCTGGCCGGTCTGCTGAGTCCCATAACACGCTGGCTCAAGGCACGCCGCGTCCCCAACGGAGGTGCCGTAGCCATCACTGTGCTGGGTTTCCTCGGCCTCATCGGCGGCTCCCTGGCGCTGGTAGGCCGGCAGCTGGTTTCGGGCTTCAGTGAACTGTGGAGCGAGGCACTGGCCGGGATCCAACAGATCCAGGGCTGGCTGGCGGACGGTCCGCTTCACCTCACGGCGGCCCAGATCGACCAGTATCTGAAGGAGGCATCGGATGCGCTGCAAAACAACAGCAGCAGCATCCTGAGTGGCGCCTTGTCCTTCGGCAGCACGGCCGGGCATTTCGCCGCGGGACTCGTACTTGCCTTGTTCGTCCTGATCTTCTTCCTCCTGGAGGGCGGCCGGATCTGGGGTTTCCTGGTCCGCTTGCTGCCCCGCAAAGCCCGCGCCGCCACCTTCGGGGCGGGCCGCAAAGGCTGGGCGTCCATGGTCAGCTACGCCCGTATCCAGATGTTCGTGGCTTTCGTGGATGCAGTGGGTATCGGCGTCGGCGCAGCCATCATCGGAGTCCCGCTGGCGCTTCCGCTGGGCGTGCTGGTCTTCATCGGTTCCTTCATCCCGATTGTGGGCGCCCTGGTCACCGGAGCCGTGGCTGTGCTCCTGGCCCTCGTGGCCAACGGCTGGGTCAACGCGCTGATCATGCTCGGGATCGTGCTGCTGGTCCAGCAGCTGGAAAGCCACATCCTGCAGCCGCTCGTGATGGGCAAGGCGGTGGCCCTGCACCCGGTGGCCGTCATCCTGTCCGTGGCTGCCGGTTCCTACCTCGCCGGCATCCCCGGCGCACTCTTCTCTGTGCCCATCCTCGCCGTAGCAAACTCGGCGATTCGATATATTGCTGCCAGAACGTGGGAACATGAAGGAGTGCTGGTGGCGGATGGCCCGGGTGTAACCGGGGACTCCGGATCCAGCCAGGACAACACCTTCAAGGATGTCTACCTTCCCGGTGCAAACCCGGGCCGCGGCAAGGGCGCCGCACAGCCAACGGGAAATCCCGCCGGACATGCCGGCCCGGACGCCCCAGCCGAATTCCCCAAAGGAGACTAG
- the galT gene encoding galactose-1-phosphate uridylyltransferase — protein sequence MTHITSTNLADGRELLYFDDATAGAQAGGNTRRPEETPDRRELPARSEPGEVRFDALTGEWVAVAAHRQGRTHLPPADQCPICPTTPANPSEIPAPDYDVVVFENRFPSLGPALGPVPADAGWGTTGTAFGRCEVVSFTPEHTGSFSGLSEVRARTVVEAWAHRTGALNALPGIRQVFPFENRGADIGVTLHHPHGQIYAYPYVTPRAAVMGAAARKFFDDADGRQTLTGSLLRSEREDGSRMVLEGENFSAYVPFAARWPLEVHLVPHRQVPDLAALSGEEKDELAHVYLDLLKRIDALYPTPTPYISAWHQAPLDDLLRPAGYLHLQLTSPRRAEDKLKYLAGSEAAMGAFINDTTPELVAERLRTVTVPASALKPLPEGAHA from the coding sequence ATGACTCACATCACCAGCACCAACCTTGCCGATGGCCGGGAGCTGCTCTATTTCGATGACGCTACGGCAGGGGCCCAGGCGGGCGGGAATACCCGCCGGCCGGAGGAGACTCCAGACCGCCGCGAACTGCCGGCCCGGAGCGAGCCGGGCGAAGTCAGGTTCGACGCCCTCACCGGCGAGTGGGTGGCCGTGGCCGCCCACCGCCAGGGCCGCACCCACCTTCCCCCGGCGGACCAGTGCCCCATCTGCCCGACGACCCCGGCCAACCCCTCCGAGATCCCGGCACCGGACTACGACGTCGTCGTGTTCGAGAACCGCTTCCCCTCCCTCGGACCTGCCCTGGGACCGGTTCCCGCCGACGCCGGCTGGGGAACCACCGGCACGGCGTTCGGCCGGTGCGAGGTGGTGTCCTTCACGCCGGAGCACACCGGCTCCTTCAGCGGGCTGAGCGAAGTCCGGGCACGCACCGTCGTCGAGGCCTGGGCACACCGCACCGGGGCACTCAACGCGCTGCCGGGCATCCGGCAGGTCTTTCCGTTCGAGAACCGCGGCGCGGACATCGGCGTTACCCTTCACCACCCCCACGGCCAGATCTATGCATACCCCTACGTCACGCCCCGCGCCGCGGTGATGGGCGCCGCGGCAAGGAAGTTCTTCGACGACGCCGACGGCCGCCAGACCCTGACCGGCTCGCTGCTGCGGTCCGAACGCGAAGACGGGAGCCGGATGGTCCTCGAAGGCGAGAACTTCAGCGCCTACGTCCCGTTCGCGGCCCGCTGGCCGCTGGAAGTGCACCTGGTCCCGCACCGCCAGGTACCGGACCTGGCGGCACTCAGCGGCGAAGAAAAAGACGAACTGGCGCACGTGTACCTGGACCTGCTCAAGCGCATCGACGCGCTCTATCCGACGCCGACCCCGTACATTTCGGCCTGGCACCAGGCCCCGCTCGATGACCTGCTCCGGCCGGCCGGCTACCTTCACCTCCAGTTGACCTCACCGCGGAGGGCCGAGGATAAGCTCAAGTACCTGGCCGGTTCCGAAGCGGCCATGGGCGCTTTCATTAACGACACCACCCCGGAACTCGTGGCGGAGCGGCTGCGCACCGTCACGGTTCCGGCATCAGCTCTCAAGCCACTCCCGGAAGGCGCACACGCATGA
- a CDS encoding aldose 1-epimerase family protein, with protein MNPSARHSRHSDPDASGASEGVPRRYASGRQYELRRGDALAVVTELAAGLRLYSRGDVQLTETYGDGDIPPGATGITLAPWANRVEDGVWYLNGKKQQLDITEVSRNNASHGLLRNAAYELVDEAEFSVTLEAPVFPQHGYPFLVRHRVQYLLAEDLGLVVSQTLLNDSQAPAPFVLGAHPYLRLGDVPASDLVLTVGAGSRLVADERLIPRSSEQVGGDMDLRGGRTVSELDIDVAYTDLTFDGGVARQTLKASDGRSVSLWQDESCSYVHVFVTDQYPGRAKAVAIEPMTGPANAFNSGDGLRWLPAGESFTMTWGISASL; from the coding sequence ATGAATCCGAGCGCACGCCACTCCCGCCACAGCGACCCCGACGCCTCAGGTGCCAGCGAGGGGGTGCCGCGCCGCTACGCCTCGGGCAGGCAGTATGAGCTCCGCCGCGGTGATGCCCTGGCCGTGGTTACGGAGCTGGCCGCGGGCCTTCGGCTCTATTCCAGGGGTGATGTCCAGCTGACGGAGACGTACGGAGACGGCGACATCCCTCCGGGCGCCACCGGAATCACGCTGGCGCCCTGGGCCAACCGGGTGGAAGACGGCGTCTGGTACTTGAACGGCAAGAAACAGCAGCTGGACATCACCGAAGTTTCGCGCAACAACGCCAGCCACGGCCTGTTGCGGAACGCCGCCTACGAGCTGGTGGACGAAGCGGAGTTCTCGGTCACCCTCGAGGCGCCGGTCTTCCCGCAGCACGGATACCCTTTCCTGGTGCGGCACCGCGTCCAGTACCTCCTGGCCGAGGACCTGGGGCTCGTTGTCAGCCAAACGCTGCTCAACGATTCCCAAGCACCCGCCCCCTTCGTCCTCGGAGCCCACCCCTACCTCAGGCTGGGCGACGTGCCCGCCTCGGACCTGGTCCTCACGGTCGGCGCCGGCAGCCGGCTCGTGGCGGATGAGCGCCTCATACCCCGCAGTTCGGAACAGGTCGGTGGCGACATGGATCTGCGCGGTGGCCGGACGGTGTCCGAACTGGATATCGACGTCGCCTATACAGACCTGACGTTCGACGGCGGCGTGGCCCGCCAAACGCTGAAGGCATCGGACGGCCGCAGCGTAAGCCTCTGGCAGGACGAAAGCTGCAGCTACGTCCACGTCTTTGTCACCGATCAGTACCCCGGCAGGGCCAAAGCCGTTGCCATTGAACCCATGACCGGCCCGGCAAATGCGTTCAACAGCGGCGACGGCCTGCGCTGGCTGCCGGCAGGGGAGTCGTTCACCATGACGTGGGGCATCAGCGCCTCCCTGTAG
- a CDS encoding DUF4307 domain-containing protein, with protein MTSEDQPATSAPATTTLANRYGGQKRALSGKAKRNIGIAALVAGIGFMAWISTSLNTETVSFKDIGYSTTDATQAEIDFQVTKEPGTAAKCAVKALDAKFAVVGWKVVDIGPNPADATADGGRTTVHRAVVRTESLSVSGVVDSCWIPDGNK; from the coding sequence GTGACTTCCGAGGATCAGCCGGCTACTTCGGCACCGGCAACTACCACCCTAGCCAATCGTTACGGGGGCCAAAAGCGTGCCCTCTCGGGTAAGGCCAAGCGCAACATCGGAATCGCTGCGCTGGTCGCCGGGATCGGCTTCATGGCGTGGATCTCCACCTCCCTGAACACTGAGACGGTGTCATTCAAGGACATCGGCTACAGCACTACGGACGCCACCCAGGCGGAGATCGATTTCCAGGTCACCAAGGAGCCCGGAACCGCCGCCAAATGCGCGGTCAAGGCGCTGGATGCCAAGTTCGCGGTGGTCGGCTGGAAAGTGGTTGATATCGGGCCTAACCCGGCGGACGCCACGGCTGACGGCGGACGCACCACGGTGCACCGCGCAGTGGTGCGCACGGAGTCACTGTCAGTTTCCGGCGTGGTGGACAGCTGCTGGATCCCCGACGGAAACAAGTAG
- the ilvA gene encoding threonine ammonia-lyase, translating to MKTLNSLPVTLDNVLEAQKLLEGIITRTPVESSRALGSMVGGEVFFKCENLQRAGSFKVRGAYVRMAKLSAEEKKRGVVAASAGNHAQGVAVAAKSLGIKARIYMPVGVALPKLAATRSHGAEVVLHGHNVDEALAEAQRYADETGAVFVHPFDNVDVVAGQGTVGLEILEQIPNVDTILMGVGGGGLLAGVAVAVKARARELGREIRIIGVQAENAAAYPPSLAADALVPLKKVSTMADGIAVGRPGQLPFSIIRELVDDVVTVSEDSLARALIFLLERAKMVVEPAGAVGVAALMDGKIENPGTTAVILSGGNIDPMLMLKVIQRGLSAAGRYMTVRMMLDDRPGSLATIARIIAENDANVTGLDHTRVGGSISMGDVSITVNLETKGHEHCEQVLGALRAEGFQPIVVH from the coding sequence GTGAAAACCCTCAATAGCCTGCCCGTCACGCTGGACAATGTCCTTGAGGCGCAGAAGCTGCTTGAGGGCATTATTACGCGGACCCCGGTGGAATCGTCCCGGGCCTTGGGCAGCATGGTGGGCGGCGAGGTGTTCTTCAAGTGCGAGAACCTCCAGCGGGCAGGTTCCTTCAAGGTCCGCGGCGCATACGTCCGCATGGCGAAGCTTTCCGCTGAAGAAAAGAAGCGCGGCGTGGTCGCCGCGTCGGCCGGAAACCACGCCCAGGGGGTGGCAGTTGCAGCCAAGAGCCTGGGCATCAAGGCGCGCATCTACATGCCGGTCGGCGTGGCTCTGCCCAAGCTTGCGGCCACGCGCAGCCACGGGGCGGAAGTAGTCCTCCACGGGCACAATGTGGACGAGGCACTCGCCGAAGCCCAGCGCTACGCCGATGAGACCGGCGCCGTCTTTGTCCACCCGTTCGACAACGTGGACGTTGTTGCCGGGCAGGGCACGGTGGGACTGGAAATCCTGGAACAGATTCCCAATGTGGACACCATCCTGATGGGAGTCGGCGGCGGAGGGCTGCTGGCCGGCGTGGCGGTGGCCGTGAAAGCCAGGGCCAGGGAGCTGGGCCGGGAGATCCGGATCATCGGCGTCCAGGCCGAAAACGCCGCGGCCTACCCGCCGTCGCTCGCCGCAGACGCCCTGGTGCCGTTGAAGAAGGTCTCCACCATGGCCGACGGCATTGCCGTGGGCCGCCCGGGGCAGCTGCCGTTCAGCATCATCCGTGAACTCGTCGACGACGTCGTCACGGTCAGCGAGGATTCCCTGGCCCGGGCGCTGATCTTCCTGCTGGAACGCGCCAAGATGGTGGTGGAGCCGGCCGGCGCCGTGGGCGTCGCCGCCCTGATGGACGGCAAGATCGAAAATCCCGGCACCACCGCCGTGATCCTCTCCGGCGGCAACATTGACCCGATGCTGATGCTCAAGGTGATCCAGCGCGGTCTCTCGGCTGCCGGCCGTTACATGACGGTCCGCATGATGCTGGATGACCGGCCCGGCTCGCTGGCCACGATCGCCCGGATCATCGCGGAGAACGACGCCAACGTCACCGGCCTGGACCACACCCGCGTGGGCGGTTCCATCAGCATGGGAGATGTTTCCATCACCGTCAATCTGGAGACCAAGGGCCACGAGCACTGCGAGCAGGTCCTGGGTGCGCTGCGTGCCGAGGGCTTCCAGCCGATCGTGGTCCACTAA
- a CDS encoding rhomboid family intramembrane serine protease, with protein sequence MVLDAQGGRPQLRHTAAARAQGGLLITGLFVVLLFAIEFVNAATFHALNRTFGLRPRSADGLLDILTFPLFHANLGHVVSNALPLIIFGFLVFMSGLRVFVTAVAFSWFGSGVVVWLIGGWGITVGASGLVFGLFAFLLVRGFFNRSWWQIALSVLLFLSYGGILFGVLPGVAGFVSWQAHLGGALGGVAAAMLLRPRRLPHEGQVAEDQATRK encoded by the coding sequence ATGGTGCTGGATGCTCAGGGGGGCCGGCCGCAGCTGAGGCACACCGCTGCCGCACGCGCCCAGGGCGGGCTGTTGATCACAGGGCTGTTCGTGGTCCTCCTGTTTGCCATTGAGTTCGTCAACGCGGCAACCTTCCATGCATTGAACCGGACGTTCGGGCTCCGTCCGCGCAGCGCCGACGGGCTGCTGGACATCCTCACGTTCCCGCTGTTCCACGCAAATCTTGGCCACGTGGTTTCCAACGCGTTGCCGCTGATCATCTTCGGATTCCTCGTTTTTATGTCCGGGCTCCGGGTCTTCGTCACCGCAGTGGCCTTCAGCTGGTTCGGTTCGGGCGTAGTCGTGTGGCTGATCGGCGGCTGGGGGATCACGGTGGGCGCGTCGGGCCTGGTGTTTGGCCTGTTTGCCTTCCTGCTGGTCCGGGGGTTCTTCAACCGCAGCTGGTGGCAGATAGCGCTGTCGGTGCTCCTGTTCCTCAGCTACGGCGGAATCCTGTTCGGTGTCCTTCCCGGCGTGGCAGGGTTCGTTTCCTGGCAGGCGCACCTGGGCGGGGCACTGGGCGGCGTCGCCGCCGCCATGCTGCTGAGGCCGCGGCGGCTTCCGCACGAAGGTCAGGTGGCGGAAGACCAGGCCACCAGGAAATAG
- the galK gene encoding galactokinase: MTAPAGSNTPGNSKPGDSKLGNTDLEARFRDAFGSAPDGIWQAPGRVNLIGEHTDYNDGFVLPFAIDRTARVAVRVRPDSTLRLLSTYGDQGMTTADTSSLDGTRAKGWTKYPLGVIWALQERGVAVPGLDLLLDSNVPLGAGLSSSHAIECAVISALNELTGAGLTAEEMVLATQRAENDFVGAPTGIMDQSASLRGAKGHAVFLDCRDQSARLVPFETEPAGLVLLVIDTKVSHSHADGGYASRRASCELGAEVLGVKALRDVGVEDLDEASGLLDEVTFRRVRHVVTENDRVLQTVELLGSAGPGAIGPLLDASHRSMRDDFEISCPELDLAVDTSRANGAIGARMTGGGFGGAAIALTPVAAEKQVRAAVEQAFSRAGFRKPDIFTVTPAAGAMRLA, from the coding sequence ATGACCGCCCCAGCAGGCAGCAACACTCCTGGAAACAGCAAGCCCGGCGACAGCAAGCTGGGAAACACGGACCTCGAAGCACGGTTCCGGGACGCCTTCGGTTCCGCCCCCGACGGCATCTGGCAGGCGCCGGGCCGCGTGAACCTGATCGGCGAGCACACCGACTACAACGACGGCTTCGTGCTCCCGTTCGCCATCGACCGGACAGCCCGGGTGGCTGTCCGCGTGCGCCCCGACTCCACGCTCCGGCTACTGTCCACCTACGGAGACCAGGGCATGACCACGGCGGACACCTCGTCATTGGACGGCACGCGCGCCAAAGGCTGGACCAAGTATCCGCTCGGCGTCATCTGGGCGCTCCAGGAGCGCGGGGTCGCGGTGCCAGGCCTTGACCTTCTGCTGGACTCCAACGTTCCCCTCGGTGCCGGGCTGTCCTCGTCCCACGCCATTGAGTGCGCCGTCATCTCCGCCCTCAACGAGCTGACCGGCGCAGGGCTGACAGCCGAGGAAATGGTCCTGGCCACCCAGCGTGCCGAGAATGATTTCGTCGGAGCGCCCACGGGCATCATGGACCAGTCCGCTTCGCTGCGCGGGGCGAAGGGCCATGCCGTCTTCCTGGACTGCCGGGACCAGAGTGCCCGCCTGGTGCCGTTCGAGACGGAGCCGGCAGGCCTGGTGCTGCTGGTGATCGACACCAAGGTTTCCCATTCCCACGCCGACGGCGGCTATGCGTCGCGCCGCGCCTCGTGCGAGCTCGGGGCCGAAGTGCTGGGCGTCAAAGCGCTGCGGGACGTCGGGGTGGAGGACCTGGACGAAGCGAGCGGCCTCCTGGATGAGGTCACGTTCCGCCGGGTCCGCCACGTCGTCACCGAGAACGACCGCGTCCTGCAGACCGTGGAACTCCTCGGCTCAGCCGGCCCGGGCGCCATCGGGCCGCTCCTCGATGCCAGCCACCGTTCCATGCGTGACGACTTCGAGATTTCGTGCCCCGAACTGGACCTGGCCGTCGACACCTCCCGGGCCAACGGAGCCATCGGAGCCCGCATGACAGGTGGCGGTTTTGGCGGCGCAGCCATCGCCCTCACACCGGTGGCCGCCGAGAAACAGGTACGCGCCGCCGTCGAGCAGGCCTTCTCCCGCGCGGGGTTCCGGAAGCCGGACATCTTCACGGTTACCCCTGCGGCCGGGGCGATGCGGCTCGCATAG
- the mca gene encoding mycothiol conjugate amidase Mca yields the protein MTASASQSKPLRLLAVHAHPDDESSKGAATMAMYAAAGVDVMVATCTDGSRGDIQNPAMEHDPHPKRDMAGARRVEMDNAARVLGIRQRWLGFVDSGLPEGDPLPPLPPGSFALQPLEVAAAPLVRLVRDFKPHVILSYDENGGYPHPDHIMAHRVAVEAFEAAGDPERYQGTGEPWAPGKLYYDRAFSPDRFRALHFALEEAGLQSPYAERLAAWLEADAEGHTPPPPTHPTTTQIECGDYFEARDDALRAHRTQVDPLGFFFAVSPDMQRRAWPWEDYSLIQTRVPVELPEKDLFAGLR from the coding sequence ATGACAGCGTCTGCAAGCCAGTCAAAACCGCTCCGCCTGCTGGCAGTCCACGCTCACCCTGACGACGAGTCGAGCAAGGGTGCAGCCACCATGGCGATGTACGCAGCGGCCGGTGTTGACGTCATGGTGGCCACTTGCACCGACGGGTCGCGGGGCGACATCCAGAACCCCGCCATGGAGCACGACCCACACCCCAAGCGTGACATGGCCGGCGCCCGCCGCGTCGAAATGGACAACGCCGCCCGGGTGCTGGGAATCCGCCAGCGCTGGCTGGGCTTCGTGGACTCAGGACTGCCTGAAGGGGACCCGCTGCCGCCCCTGCCGCCGGGCTCCTTCGCCCTCCAGCCGCTGGAGGTGGCCGCGGCTCCGCTGGTCCGGCTGGTGCGCGACTTCAAGCCGCACGTGATCCTGAGCTACGACGAGAACGGCGGCTATCCGCATCCTGACCACATCATGGCCCACCGCGTGGCCGTGGAGGCCTTCGAAGCCGCCGGCGATCCGGAACGGTACCAGGGGACCGGCGAACCCTGGGCGCCCGGCAAACTGTACTACGACCGTGCCTTCAGCCCTGACCGGTTCCGCGCACTGCACTTTGCGCTTGAAGAGGCAGGCCTGCAGTCGCCCTACGCCGAACGGCTGGCAGCCTGGCTCGAGGCTGACGCCGAAGGCCACACACCGCCGCCCCCGACCCACCCCACCACCACCCAGATTGAGTGCGGGGACTATTTCGAAGCCAGGGACGATGCGCTCCGCGCCCACCGCACCCAGGTGGATCCTTTGGGCTTCTTCTTTGCGGTGTCTCCGGACATGCAGCGCCGCGCCTGGCCCTGGGAAGACTACAGCCTGATCCAGACGCGGGTGCCGGTGGAGCTGCCGGAAAAGGATCTCTTCGCCGGGCTAAGATAG
- a CDS encoding Bax inhibitor-1/YccA family protein — protein MALGGNPIFNGKNFRGATQAPPVPQAQYGQNPYGQTQYGQGPYGQAPGRAPGQVMDAQGGWMAQQQNMTHDQLQQMYNQPAAGPAETGRMTFDDVIIKTAACLGVLIAGAAVTLFVSMPLASLLMIVGALGGFVLALVNTFKKQPSPALILAYAGLEGLFLGGLTRVLDGMYPGVGLQAVIGTLSVFAVTLLLFKSGKVRATPKAMKFFMIAIAGYALFSVVNLVMMLTGLTTEPFGLRSGIIGVVIGVLAIGLAAFSLIMDFTSIEEGVRNGAPERFSWTAAFGLTVTLVWLYVEIIRLLAILRGDD, from the coding sequence ATGGCACTTGGCGGAAACCCGATCTTCAACGGAAAGAATTTCCGTGGAGCCACCCAGGCACCGCCTGTTCCGCAGGCTCAGTACGGCCAGAACCCCTACGGCCAGACCCAGTACGGGCAGGGCCCGTACGGCCAGGCTCCGGGCCGTGCCCCGGGCCAGGTCATGGACGCACAGGGCGGCTGGATGGCCCAGCAGCAGAACATGACCCATGATCAGCTGCAGCAGATGTACAACCAGCCGGCGGCCGGTCCGGCCGAGACCGGGCGGATGACTTTTGACGATGTCATCATCAAGACGGCGGCCTGCCTCGGTGTGCTGATTGCCGGTGCGGCTGTCACGCTCTTCGTGAGCATGCCGCTGGCCTCGCTGCTGATGATCGTCGGTGCGCTGGGCGGCTTCGTCCTCGCACTCGTCAACACGTTCAAGAAGCAGCCGTCACCGGCCCTCATCCTGGCCTATGCAGGCCTCGAAGGGCTCTTCCTTGGCGGCCTGACCCGTGTCCTTGACGGAATGTATCCGGGAGTCGGGCTGCAGGCCGTCATCGGCACGCTCTCCGTCTTCGCGGTCACGCTACTGCTGTTCAAGAGCGGCAAGGTCCGGGCAACGCCCAAGGCCATGAAGTTCTTTATGATCGCCATTGCCGGGTACGCCCTGTTCTCCGTGGTGAACCTCGTCATGATGCTGACAGGCCTGACGACAGAGCCGTTCGGCCTGCGCAGCGGAATCATCGGCGTCGTGATCGGCGTTCTGGCCATCGGCCTCGCCGCTTTCTCGCTGATCATGGACTTCACCAGCATCGAGGAAGGCGTCCGCAACGGCGCGCCGGAGCGGTTCTCCTGGACCGCTGCGTTCGGCCTGACCGTGACCCTGGTCTGGCTGTACGTGGAAATCATCCGCCTGCTCGCGATCCTCCGCGGCGACGACTAG